A genomic stretch from Serratia entomophila includes:
- the pcaD gene encoding 3-oxoadipate enol-lactonase — MDIEYRLDGPAAAPLLVLSNSLGTTFAMWQPQLPALTERFRVLRYNPRGHGATPLPTAPLRLQQLGEDVLALLDRLDAPVAHFCGISMGGLTGLWLNRYHPQRIGRLVVANTAARIGSAEGWRQRAQQVRDDGLAPIAAASPARWFSPGFLQQHPGRVAPLVAGLAAGNPQGYAACCDALAQADLRAEVAAMARPMLAIAGEEDAVTTVADAEFLVANAPHARLLRLPASHISNIACPDLFNRSVVEFLTEKE; from the coding sequence ATGGACATTGAATATCGCCTCGACGGGCCGGCCGCAGCGCCGCTGCTGGTGCTGTCCAACTCGCTGGGCACCACCTTTGCCATGTGGCAGCCGCAGCTGCCGGCGCTGACCGAACGTTTTCGCGTGCTGCGCTATAACCCGCGCGGCCACGGCGCCACCCCGCTGCCGACGGCGCCGCTGCGCCTGCAGCAACTGGGGGAAGACGTTCTCGCCCTGCTCGATCGTTTGGATGCGCCGGTCGCCCATTTTTGCGGCATCTCAATGGGCGGCCTGACCGGGCTGTGGCTCAACCGCTATCACCCGCAGCGGATCGGGAGGCTGGTGGTGGCCAATACCGCCGCGCGCATCGGCAGCGCCGAAGGCTGGCGACAGCGCGCGCAGCAGGTGCGCGACGACGGGCTGGCGCCGATCGCCGCCGCCTCTCCCGCTCGCTGGTTCAGCCCTGGCTTTTTGCAACAACACCCCGGGCGGGTCGCGCCGCTGGTGGCCGGGCTGGCGGCCGGCAATCCGCAGGGGTACGCCGCCTGTTGCGACGCGCTGGCGCAGGCCGACCTGCGCGCCGAAGTCGCCGCCATGGCGCGGCCGATGCTGGCGATCGCCGGGGAAGAAGATGCGGTGACGACGGTGGCGGATGCCGAATTTCTGGTAGCCAATGCGCCGCACGCCAGGCTGCTGCGGCTGCCGGCTTCGCATA
- the pcaF gene encoding 3-oxoadipyl-CoA thiolase has protein sequence MNPAYLCDAVRTPFGRLNGSLAALRTDDLAALPLKALQARHPQLDWRALDDVLFGCANQAGEDNRNVARMALLLAGLPVQVPGCTLNRLCGSSLDAVASAARAIKTGESELMIAGGVESMSRAPFVMGKAESAFSRAMKIEDTTMGWRFINPQMQALYGVESMPQTAENVALRFGISRRDQDAFALRSQQRTAAAQESGFFADQLIEVCVPQKKGEPLRFTQDEHPRATTLAALEKLKPVVNPQGSVTAGNASGLNDGACALLLAGERGLALHGLQPMARIVASAVTGIEPTIMGFAPAAAVRKVLNIAGLTLDQMDVIELNEAFAAQALAVTRELGLNDDAPQINPNGGAIALGHPLGASGGRLVMNAAYQLRNTRGRYGLCTMCIGVGQGIALIIERV, from the coding sequence ATGAATCCAGCCTATCTGTGTGACGCCGTTCGTACGCCCTTTGGCCGCCTCAACGGCAGCCTGGCCGCCCTGCGCACCGACGATCTGGCCGCGCTGCCGCTGAAGGCGCTGCAGGCCCGCCACCCGCAGCTCGACTGGCGCGCGCTGGACGACGTGCTGTTCGGCTGCGCCAACCAGGCGGGCGAAGACAACCGCAACGTGGCGCGCATGGCGCTGTTGCTGGCCGGACTGCCGGTGCAGGTGCCCGGCTGCACCCTCAACCGCCTGTGCGGCTCCAGCCTGGATGCGGTGGCCAGCGCGGCGCGCGCCATCAAAACCGGCGAAAGCGAGCTGATGATCGCCGGCGGCGTAGAAAGCATGTCGCGCGCCCCCTTCGTGATGGGCAAGGCGGAAAGCGCCTTCAGCCGGGCGATGAAGATTGAAGACACCACCATGGGCTGGCGCTTTATCAACCCGCAGATGCAGGCGCTGTACGGCGTGGAATCCATGCCGCAAACCGCCGAAAACGTAGCGCTGCGGTTCGGCATCAGCCGCCGGGATCAGGACGCCTTCGCCCTGCGCAGCCAGCAGCGCACCGCCGCCGCGCAGGAGAGCGGTTTTTTCGCCGACCAGCTGATCGAGGTGTGCGTTCCGCAGAAGAAAGGTGAGCCGCTGAGATTCACGCAGGATGAACATCCGCGCGCCACCACCTTAGCGGCGCTGGAAAAATTGAAGCCGGTGGTCAATCCGCAGGGCAGCGTCACCGCCGGCAACGCCTCGGGATTAAACGACGGCGCCTGTGCGCTGCTGCTGGCCGGTGAACGCGGGCTCGCCCTGCACGGCCTGCAGCCGATGGCGCGCATCGTCGCCAGCGCCGTGACCGGCATCGAACCGACGATCATGGGCTTTGCGCCGGCGGCGGCGGTGCGCAAAGTATTGAATATCGCCGGCCTGACCCTCGACCAGATGGACGTGATTGAGCTGAACGAAGCCTTCGCCGCACAGGCGCTGGCGGTCACCCGCGAACTGGGGCTGAACGACGATGCGCCGCAGATTAACCCGAACGGCGGCGCTATCGCCCTCGGCCATCCGCTGGGCGCCTCCGGTGGCCGGCTGGTGATGAACGCCGCTTACCAGTTGCGGAACACCCGCGGGCGCTATGGGCTGTGCACCATGTGCATCGGCGTCGGCCAGGGCATCGCGCTGATTATTGAACGGGTATGA